The following are encoded together in the Humulus lupulus chromosome 5, drHumLupu1.1, whole genome shotgun sequence genome:
- the LOC133834204 gene encoding WEB family protein At5g16730, chloroplastic-like gives MASKPKSETPPPNKVSPATPRVARPSSRGIAKSDSDSPSPLQNSRLSLDRSPRTVAAKPTIDRRSPKLATPPEKQPTRLAKGSSELQNNLNAAQEDLKKAKEQIALAEKEKTKAINELKEAQKVAEEANEKLKEALVAQKRAEENSEIEKFRAVELEQAGIEATQKKEDEWHKEIESVRSQHAVDVAALLSTTQELQRLKQELAMTCDAKNQALSHADDATKIAEIHAEKAEILSAELARLKTLLDSKLEAETSESQMVSKLNAEMDCLRQELEKANSYKEKLTEKETSIEQLNVELEAARMAESYARSVVEEWKVKVEELEMEVEKAHKMERSASESLDSVMKQLEGSNDMLHEAESEITALKEKVGLLEITIGRQKGDIEESERCLGIAKEETTEMAKAVESLKCELESVKEEKIQALNNEKLAASSVKNLLEEKNKLINDLENSRNEEEKSKKAMESLASALHEVSAEARENKEKLLANQAEHDNYESQIEDLRLVLKETNEKYETMLDDAKHEIDLLISSIEHSKTELENSKVEWEEREHHMVTCLKKSEEENSSMEKEVNRLVNLLKQAEEEAYAMREEEALLKDGLKEVESEVIYLQESLSKAKAESLKLKESVLDKENELQNVIQENEELRAKEDAALKSVVYKDNELQCVIEENEELRAKEDAALKRIDELSKLLEEALVKKQAEENGEVTDSEKDYDLLPKVVEFSEENGHVREEKSKVELLPPHNEEQQPKIENSQQENKESKGEVVHFDSFKFEALNGKPKGDDVNKDKEDETVEVEFKMWESCKIEKKEFSPEREAEHESLEEEVESKVDSGEGGFDKINGVSSTETVEEGSVSPSKQLQQKKKKPLLKKFGSLLKKKGSSNSNQK, from the exons ATGGCTTCCAAGCCTAA ATCAGAGACTCCTCCTCCCAACAAAGTCTCTCCAGCAACCCCTAGAGTTGCCAGACCAAGCAGTAGAGGAATCGCTAAATCAGATTCTGATTCACCTTCACCACTGCAAAATTCTCGCCTTTCTTTGGATCGGTCACCGCGCACGGTTGCTGCCAAACCCACCATCGACCGCCGGTCACCGAAGCTCGCCACCCCACCTGAG AAACAACCTACTAGACTTGCCAAGGGATCATCAGAATTGCAGAACAATTTGAATGCTGCTCAGGAAGATCTAAAGAAAGCCAAGGAACAGATAGCTTTGGCTGAGAAGGAAAAGACAAAGGCCATTAATGAATTGAAAGAAGCTCAGAAAGTAGCTGAGGAGGCCAATGAGAAGCTCAAAGAGGCTTTGGTTGCGCAGAAGCGAGCTGAGGAGAATTCGGAGATTGAGAAGTTTCGAGCTGTTGAGTTGGAACAGGCAGGAATTGAGGCAACACAGAAGAAGGAAGATGAGTGGCATAAGGAAATTGAGTCTGTGAGGAGCCAACATGCTGTGGATGTGGCTGCACTGCTCTCTACTACTCAAGAACTTCAGAGGTTGAAGCAAGAATTGGCTATGACTTGTGATgctaagaatcaggccttgagcCACGCCGATGATGCAACTAAGATCGCTGAGATTCATGCTGAGAAGGCAGAGATTTTGTCTGCTGAATTGGCCAGGCTGAAGACTTTGCTTGATTCGAAGCTTGAGGCTGAGACTAGCGAAAGCCAGATGGTGTCGAAGCTCAATGCTGAGATGGATTGTCTTAGACAAGAACTCGAGAAGGCGAATAGTTACAAGGAAAAGCTAACCGAGAAAGAGACTTCTATTGAACAGCTTAATGTGGAGCTAGAAGCTGCGAGGATGGCTGAATCGTATGCGAGGAGTGTGGTAGAGGAGTGGAAAGTCAAGGTTGAGGAATTAGAGATGGAGGTTGAGAAAGCACATAAGATGGAAAGATCTGCATCAGAGTCTTTGGATTCGGTCATGAAACAACTTGAGGGAAGCAATGATATGTTACATGAGGCCGAGTCTGAAATCACTGCTCTTAAAGAAAAGGTGGGTCTTTTGGAAATTACAATTGGAAGACAGAAAGGGGATATTGAGGAGTCCGAACGTTGTCTTGGTATTGCCAAGGAAGAAACTACTGAAATGGCGAAAGCTGTTGAGTCGCTCAAGTGTGAGCTGGAATCTGTGAAGGAGGAGAAAATTCAGGCGTTGAATAACGAGAAACTTGCAGCTTCCAGTGTTAAAAACTTGTTAGAAGAGAAAAACAAACTCATAAATGATTTGGAGAATTCAAGGAACGAAGAAGAAAAGAGCAAAAAGGCCATGGAAAGTTTAGCCTCGGCCTTGCATGAAGTCTCTGCTGAAGCAAGAGAAAACAAAGAGAAGTTGCTGGCCAATCAAGCTGAGCATGATAATTATGAGTCTCAGATAGAAGATCTAAGATTGGTCTTGAAAGAAACTAATGAAAAGTATGAAACAATGCTCGATGACGCGAAACACGAAATCGATCTTCTCATCAGTTCCATAGAACATTCCAAAACTGAATTAGAAAATTCCAAGGTTGAGTGGGAGGAAAGAGAGCATCATATGGTGACTTGTTTAAAGAAATCAGAAGAGGAAAATTCTTCCATGGAAAAAGAGGTAAATAGGCTGGTCAATTTGCTCAAACAAGCAGAAGAAGAAGCATATGCTATGAGAGAGGAAGAGGCCCTGTTGAAGGATGGCCTGAAGGAAGTTGAATCTGAGGTGATTTACTTGCAGGAATCTCTTTCGAAAGCAAAGGCCGAGAGCTTGAAACTCAAGGAGAGTGTATTGGACAAAGAGAATGAGTTGCAGAATGTTATTCAAGAGAACGAGGAGCTTCGAGCCAAGGAAGATGCTGCTCTGAAGAGTGTGGTATACAAAGATAATGAGTTGCAGTGTGTTATTGAAGAGAACGAGGAGCTTCGAGCAAAGGAAGATGCTGCACTGAAGAGGATCGACGAATTGTCCAAGTTACTTGAAGAAGCTTTGGTCAAGAAGCAAGCTGAGGAAAATGGTGAGGTGACAGACAGCGAAAAAGATTATGACTTGCTTCCTAAGGTAGTTGAGTTCTCTGAAGAGAATGGACATGTGAGAGAAGAGAAGTCGAAAGTGGAGCTGCTGCCACCGCATAATGAGGAACAACAACCTAAGATAGAGAATTCCCAGCAAGAGAACAAGGAATCGAAAGGGGAAGTTGTGCACTTCGATTCATTCAAATTTGAGGCTTTGAACGGAAAACCCAAGGGAGATGATGTGAACAAAGATAAAGAAGATGAGACAGTAGAGGTAGAATTTAAGATGTGGGAGAGCTGCAAGATTGAAAAGAAGGAGTTTTCGCCGGAAAGAGAAGCAGAACATGAATCCTTAGAAGAGGAAGTGGAGTCAAAGGTGGATAGCGGCGAAGGTGGCTTTGATAAGATCAACGGAGTGTCTTCCACCGAAACCGTTGAAGAAGGAAGTGTCTCCCCATCAAAGCAGCTAcagcagaagaagaagaagcctcTGCTCAAAAAGTTTGGAAGCCTACTAAAGAAGAAGGGTAGCAGCAACAGCAACCAGAAATAG
- the LOC133834207 gene encoding uncharacterized protein LOC133834207, which translates to MWVEILCGLILYKVFKRFFYDDDILEVETSDSNALFSVADRLEKLYGGKAYVGLRIPDADTGTRQNIDLVLLTKGGAVVVSVKNLVGFVLINADGSWSCETKNKTEHLPNPVEETRKQASILESYLEQRGVALPEGYLSCKVILPNPKCCTIQPGSFPPEVIPYDQWTQQKPETKPMFSGWLKGAFGGGKKEMQESIQQNLNFILSTAPIWDRVELKGNKYVLGEFLEFKGKPEDLLALRNIKRSKVSRLIIQKTSMLGLAHSTLQVLYSPRDYRSEGASASEWKEVCVRSSTEVVFQPQNSTKVRKFKLSSVTSTSLSA; encoded by the exons ATGTGGGTGGAGATACTGTGCGGTCTCATCCTTTACAAAGTCTTCAAGCGCTTCTTCTACGATGACGATATTTTAGAGGTCGAGACCTCCGATTCCAATGCCCTCTTCTCTGTCGCCGATCG ACTTGAAAAGCTTTATGGTGGGAAGGCCTATGTCGGCCTTCGGATACCCGATGCTGACACCGGCACTCGACAGAACATCGATCTGGTTCTCCTCACCAAAGG AGGGGCAGTGGTTGTTTCTGTCAAGAATCTTGTTGGATTTGTGTTGATCAATGCGGATGGTAGCTGGTCGTGTGAGACCAAAAACAAAACAGAACATCTTCCTAACCCA GTGGAGGAGACTAGAAAACAAGCTTCAATTCTTGAATCATATCTTGAACAAAGAGGAGTTGCTTTGCCTGAAGGATACTTGTCTTGCAAAGTTATACTTCCCAATCCGAAATGTTG TACCATTCAGCCAGGCTCTTTTCCACCAGAAGTCATTCCCTATGACCAGTGGACTCAACAGAAGCCAGAAACAAAACCTATGTTTTCTGGTTGGCTTAAGGGTGCATTTGGAGGTGGAAAGAAAGAGATGCAAGAATCTATACAGCAGAACCTCAATTTTATTCTCAGTACTGCTCCAATTTGGGATAG GGTGGAGCTCAAAGGTAATAAATATGTACTTGGAGAATTTCTGGAGTTCAAGGGAAAGCCAGAAGATCTCCTTGCCTTGAGAAATATCAAAAGATCGAAAGTCAGTCGTCTGATTATCCAGAAGACAAGCATGCTTGGATTAG CGCATTCGACGCTCCAAGTTTTGTACTCGCCTAGGGATTATCGAAGCGAAGGAGCTTCAGCTTCGGAGTGGAAGGAGGTATGCGTGAGGTCGAGTACAGAGGTTGTCTTCCAGCCTCAGAACTCTACAAAAGTCCGCAAGTTCAAACTCTCTTCAGTGACTTCGACCTCGCTCAGTGCCTGA
- the LOC133834210 gene encoding uncharacterized protein LOC133834210, with translation MEMEKKMEIEKKTKKKEIEERVCKRCKSTYNPHSNSSSSCRFHPSFFVCRRHDDQKRYYELGPDDPPYAAKFYDCCGAEDPQAPGCTTSSHLSYDDDD, from the exons ATggagatggagaagaagatggagattgagaagaagacgaagaagaaggaGATTGAGGAGAGGGTCTGCAAGAGGTGCAAATCGACATACAATCCACACTCCAACTCCTCTTCCTCTTGCCGATTTCATCCTTCTTTCTTCGTTTGTCGCCGTCACGACGATCAGAAAAG GTACTATGAGTTGGGCCCCGATGACCCTCCATATGCTGCCAAGTTCTATGATTGTTGTGGGGCTGAGGATCCCCAAGCACCCGGCTGCACCACCAGTTCTCATCTTtcttatgatgatgatgattga
- the LOC133834203 gene encoding V-type proton ATPase subunit H translates to MTMDHAELSTEQVLKRDIPWETYMTTKLITGTCLQLLRRYDNRSESYRAQLLDDDGPAYVRVFVSILRDIHKEETVEYVLALIDEMLAANPKRARLFHDSSLSGADTYTPFLRLLWDGNWFAQEKSCKILASIVSARPKSHDGIIANGGASNSKRTTATIDDVLKGLVDWLCAQLKRPSHPSRGIPIAVNCLATLLKEPVVRSSFVQADGVKLLVPLITPASTQQSIQLLYETCLCVWLLSYYEPAIEYLATSRTLPRLIDVVKSSTKEKVVRVVVLTLRNLLSKGTFGAQMVDLGLPQIVQSLKAQAWSDEDLLDALNQLDEGLKDKIKKLSSFDKYKQEVLLGHLDWSPMHKDAAFWRENITHFEESDFQILRVLITILDTSSDPRALAVACFDLSQFIQHHAAGRIIVTDLKAKERVMKLMNHENAEVTKNALLCIQRLFLGAKYASFLQV, encoded by the exons ATGACGATGGACCATGCCGAACTCTCCACTGAACAG GTTCTGAAAAGGGATATCCCATGGGAGACCTACATGACCACCAAGCTCATCACTGGAACATGTCTTCAACTGCTGAGGCGTTATGATAACAGATCAGAGAGTTACAGAGCCCAATTGCTCGATGAT GATGGACCAGCTTATGTTCGGGTGTTTGTGAGCATTTTGCGCGATATTCACAAGGAAGAAACTGTAGAATATGTACTTGCATTGATTGATGAAATGCTTGCAG CAAACCCAAAAAGGGCTAGATTATTCCATGACAGTTCACTTTCTGGTGCGGATACTTACACTCCTTTCTTAAG attgcTCTGGGATGGTAATTGGTTTGCACAAGAGAAGAGCTGTAAGATACTTGCTTCCATAGTGAG TGCAAGGCCAAAATCCCATGATGGAATTATTGCAAATGGGGGAGCCTCAAATTCGAAGAGAACAACAGCTACTATTGATGATGTGCTGAAAGGCTTGGTGGATTGGCTTTGTGCACAG CTGAAGAGGCCCTCCCATCCTAGCCGTGGCATTCCAATTGCTGTTAACTGTCTAGCAACCTTACTGAAGGAACCTGTGGTTAGGTCATCCTTTGTCCAAGCTGACGGAGTTAAGTTGCTTGTTCCCTTGATTACCCCAGCATCCACTCAGCAATCTATTCAG CTTCTTTATGAAACGTGCCTTTGTGTGTGGCTTTTATCCTACTATGAACCTGCCATCGAGTACTTGGCTACTTCTAGAACTCTTCCACGACTCATAGACGTGGTGAAGAGCTCCACAAAGGAAAAG GTTGTTAGGGTTGTTGTCTTGACCCTCCGGAACTTGCTCTCCAAAGGGACTTTTGGTGCACAAATGGTAGATCTTGGCCTACCACAAATTGTTCAGAGTTTGAAAGCACAAGCTTGGAGTGACGAG GATCTATTGGACGCTCTGAATCAACTAGACGAGGGCCTGAAGGATAAGATAAAAAAACTGAGCTCCTTTGATAAATATAAGCAAGAAGTACTCCTTGGCCATCTTGATTGGTCTCCAATGCACAAAGATGCTGCGTTCTGGCGCGAAAATATTACGCATTTTGAAGAGAGTGATTTTCAG ATTCTGAGGGTGTTGATTACTATTTTGGACACATCCAGCGATCCGAGAGCTCTGGCTGTTGCTTGCTTTGATCTGTCGCAGTTCATTCAACACCACGCCGCTGGCCGAATCATAGTGACAGACCTGAAGGCGAAGGAACGAGTGATGAAACTGATGAATCACGAGAATGCAGAGGTTACCAAAAACGCATTGCTATGCATTCAGCGGCTTTTCCTGGGCGCCAAGTATGCCAGCTTTTTGCAGGTTTGA